Proteins from one Terriglobales bacterium genomic window:
- a CDS encoding TolC family protein — protein sequence MLALISHIDTAVRFVLLSSQLVQLTRERFKVKLRLSNLRSVLLRTMLLITVQNASSAVAQTAPISPDHSWHTPEERKIEEDAKQFSDSRFNLDLTKTYSLADLIDLAEMHNPDTRVAWQRALSRAAALRVARAELYPTLAAAALSQVNRAQDYFGTRFSRKTTGDFDVALDLNYLIFDFGGRSGRIDAASAKALATNFAFNDTHRHVIYAVEEAYYQLLTTIGQEDAAGSSLSNAKTVQQAAEERLKNGLATLPDVLEAKSATAQADFELQAVLGQEEIARGNLATALGASPTTAVRVEPLAELRIPESISDTVEQAIDRALVHRPDLLEQVAQLRAAKATVKEARSAFYPSLSFSGGPTAQSLYGLQQTFPWGHTAGLNGGLEMNLNWTVFDGGARKNRLVQAKADLHATEAQVNSVRDQLADQVWTAYSNLNTAFRQRQAANALLEAATQSYAAALESYNYGLRNLLDVTAAQRTLAQARSTDVRARTQVLASLADLAFQTADSIQPSSKKLAP from the coding sequence ATGCTCGCGCTCATTTCCCATATCGATACTGCTGTGCGATTCGTCTTGCTCTCGTCTCAATTAGTGCAGCTCACTCGTGAGCGCTTCAAAGTGAAGTTGAGGCTTTCGAACCTGCGTTCGGTTTTGCTGCGAACAATGTTGCTGATAACTGTGCAAAACGCGAGTTCCGCTGTTGCCCAGACTGCGCCTATCTCGCCGGATCATTCGTGGCATACGCCCGAGGAGCGAAAAATCGAGGAAGATGCGAAACAGTTTTCCGATAGCAGGTTCAACCTGGACCTTACGAAAACCTACTCGCTAGCCGATCTGATCGACTTGGCAGAGATGCACAACCCGGACACTCGTGTCGCCTGGCAACGCGCTCTCTCTCGGGCAGCGGCTTTGAGGGTTGCGCGCGCCGAACTCTATCCGACGCTCGCGGCTGCGGCCCTCTCTCAAGTCAATCGCGCACAAGATTATTTTGGCACCAGATTCTCTCGCAAGACGACTGGGGACTTTGATGTTGCACTCGATCTCAACTACCTCATCTTTGACTTTGGTGGACGCTCCGGACGAATAGACGCAGCTAGCGCGAAGGCACTTGCCACCAACTTCGCCTTTAATGACACTCACCGTCACGTCATCTATGCCGTCGAGGAAGCCTACTATCAGCTCTTAACCACAATAGGACAGGAGGACGCGGCCGGCAGCAGTCTGTCCAACGCGAAAACCGTGCAACAGGCGGCCGAAGAACGTTTGAAGAACGGGCTGGCGACTCTGCCGGATGTGCTCGAAGCCAAAAGCGCAACGGCCCAAGCGGACTTTGAGCTACAAGCGGTGTTGGGGCAGGAAGAGATTGCGAGAGGTAACTTGGCAACTGCTCTCGGAGCGTCGCCAACGACCGCCGTTCGCGTGGAGCCACTCGCAGAGCTGAGAATTCCAGAATCAATTAGTGACACCGTCGAACAGGCCATTGATCGCGCTCTTGTTCATCGCCCCGATCTCCTCGAACAAGTAGCCCAACTCCGAGCGGCTAAGGCAACCGTTAAAGAGGCCCGCTCGGCATTTTATCCGTCGCTTTCTTTCAGCGGCGGCCCCACCGCGCAATCACTCTATGGACTACAGCAGACATTTCCTTGGGGGCACACGGCTGGTTTGAATGGCGGATTGGAAATGAATCTGAATTGGACAGTCTTCGATGGTGGTGCAAGAAAAAACCGGCTGGTTCAGGCAAAAGCTGATCTTCACGCAACCGAAGCACAAGTAAATTCCGTGCGCGATCAGCTGGCCGATCAGGTCTGGACAGCTTACTCGAACCTGAATACCGCATTTCGGCAACGACAGGCGGCCAACGCGCTGCTCGAAGCGGCCACCCAGTCTTATGCCGCTGCACTCGAATCGTACAACTACGGTCTGCGCAATCTATTGGATGTGACCGCCGCCCAACGAACGCTTGCGCAAGCTCGTTCGACCGATGTCAGGGCACGCACGCAAGTACTGGCGTCGCTGGCTGATCTCGCGTTCCAGACTGCAGATTCAATTCAACCCTCGTCAAAGAAGCTGGCGCCATGA
- a CDS encoding FAD-dependent oxidoreductase, with amino-acid sequence MIEPWRVVIVGGGFGGLSAAQNLKSDLVDVTLIDRRNYHLFQPLLYQVATGSLSPGEIAAPMRGVLSRQKNTRVWLGTVEDINPDLKRVLLADGAIVPYDSLIVAAGSETSYYGHDEWQEWAPGLKSIEEATAIRHKILYAFEVAERIPEPVQRRAWLTFVIVGAGPTGVELSGAIAEIARQTLKNDFRSINPLESRIILLDGSPRVLMPFPDDLSEKAARSLARLGVKVRCGAMVRHVDREGLTFDSEGRTNSIAAKTVIWAGGITASPLGKILASRTKAETDKGGRVKVRPDLTVPKYSDIYVIGDLASATDANGNPLPGLAQVAMQGGTYAAETILRKVKGQPELPPFRYFDKGTLAVIGRAAAVADVFGLHLSGLLAWLVWAFVHLIYNVTFQNRLLVFVQWAMQDLTFNRGARLITGVVPTDFNLDRELSRSRSAPTLKVKPTATSARKSELERVHLEQRLGLWMTCSFRQRFFCNVWSPHMAVLNAMSGKAKQNNNPAQRDFSHRSWAVTHSVLLAICCFLSYKIITDVLAFSRFVPRHDELLGGMWAVIATIFVFRSCYEESIHAARSRTLATSLSFVLCLIYLLAFPFRLWGLVLLIAIGSIVLEVIGRSEDIITASITTTVVMVVAGISPEHAWKQPILRFLDTLVGIAVGVLGAWFGLALARRIPSQSSATLREA; translated from the coding sequence ATGATTGAACCTTGGAGGGTAGTGATCGTTGGCGGCGGATTTGGTGGCCTATCCGCCGCACAAAACCTGAAGAGTGACTTGGTGGATGTAACGCTTATCGACCGGCGTAACTATCATCTTTTCCAACCGCTCCTCTACCAAGTTGCCACCGGATCGCTTTCACCGGGAGAGATCGCCGCTCCAATGCGGGGAGTACTAAGCCGCCAGAAGAATACGCGCGTGTGGCTTGGCACAGTTGAAGATATAAATCCCGATTTAAAGCGCGTCTTATTGGCCGATGGGGCCATTGTCCCTTACGATTCGTTGATCGTTGCAGCCGGATCGGAGACATCCTATTACGGACACGACGAGTGGCAAGAGTGGGCGCCTGGCCTAAAGAGCATCGAAGAAGCGACGGCTATTCGACATAAGATTCTTTATGCATTTGAAGTTGCTGAGCGCATTCCCGAGCCGGTACAGCGCCGAGCATGGCTCACCTTCGTCATCGTGGGTGCCGGTCCAACTGGCGTGGAACTCTCCGGCGCGATTGCCGAGATCGCCCGCCAGACTCTCAAGAACGACTTCCGATCTATAAACCCTTTGGAATCGCGGATTATTCTGCTTGACGGCTCACCTCGTGTATTGATGCCATTTCCGGATGACCTGTCGGAAAAAGCAGCCCGTTCCCTTGCACGGCTCGGTGTCAAAGTGCGCTGCGGCGCGATGGTCAGGCACGTGGATAGGGAGGGTTTGACCTTCGACTCTGAGGGGAGGACTAATTCGATCGCGGCGAAAACGGTGATCTGGGCTGGCGGCATCACGGCCTCACCGTTGGGAAAGATCCTGGCGAGCCGCACAAAAGCTGAAACCGACAAGGGAGGGAGAGTCAAAGTAAGACCCGATCTGACTGTTCCCAAGTACTCAGACATCTACGTCATCGGCGATCTGGCCTCGGCTACCGACGCGAATGGAAATCCACTGCCTGGATTGGCCCAGGTGGCCATGCAGGGCGGGACCTACGCAGCAGAAACAATCTTGAGAAAAGTCAAAGGTCAGCCGGAGCTTCCTCCTTTTCGTTATTTCGACAAAGGAACGCTGGCAGTGATTGGCCGCGCCGCCGCAGTGGCCGACGTTTTCGGTCTTCACCTTTCGGGGCTGCTAGCGTGGTTGGTCTGGGCGTTCGTCCACCTTATATATAACGTCACATTTCAGAATCGTCTTCTGGTCTTCGTTCAGTGGGCCATGCAGGATCTGACGTTCAATCGCGGTGCCCGGTTGATCACCGGCGTCGTACCTACGGATTTCAACCTCGACAGAGAGCTTTCACGCTCCCGTAGTGCGCCAACGCTGAAGGTTAAGCCAACGGCAACGTCGGCGCGGAAGTCAGAGCTGGAGCGAGTACATCTGGAACAGAGACTAGGGCTATGGATGACGTGCTCATTTCGCCAAAGATTCTTTTGCAATGTCTGGAGTCCTCATATGGCAGTTCTCAATGCGATGTCAGGAAAAGCAAAACAGAATAACAACCCGGCGCAGCGTGACTTTTCCCATAGGAGCTGGGCGGTCACTCACAGCGTTCTGCTCGCAATTTGCTGCTTTCTTAGCTACAAGATAATCACGGATGTGCTCGCTTTCTCGCGTTTTGTGCCACGGCACGATGAACTGCTTGGAGGAATGTGGGCTGTCATCGCTACGATCTTTGTCTTCCGCTCTTGCTACGAAGAAAGCATCCATGCAGCCCGCTCCAGGACCTTGGCAACGTCATTGAGTTTTGTACTCTGCCTCATTTACCTTCTGGCATTCCCATTTCGACTCTGGGGCCTTGTCCTGCTGATTGCCATTGGATCGATCGTTCTTGAAGTGATCGGACGATCCGAAGACATCATCACCGCAAGCATTACGACTACGGTTGTGATGGTCGTTGCCGGCATCAGCCCCGAGCACGCATGGAAACAACCCATTCTGCGTTTCCTAGACACTCTGGTCGGAATCGCAGTCGGCGTGTTGGGCGCTTGGTTTGGCTTGGCATTGGCTCGCCGCATCCCAAGTCAATCCTCGGCAACACTCCGAGAGGCCTAG
- a CDS encoding YtcA family lipoprotein yields MNPKRYREFTRPASLIAALLLTGCTRAPSFEIVGSFFPAWLVCLIVAIVFTALTQLALRQFRLTLAFPVLAYASLAAFYTFALWLIFLR; encoded by the coding sequence ATGAATCCCAAGAGATATCGCGAGTTTACGCGGCCTGCGTCGTTAATCGCAGCGCTGCTGCTTACCGGCTGTACACGAGCGCCATCGTTCGAGATTGTGGGATCGTTTTTTCCGGCATGGCTCGTCTGTCTCATTGTGGCCATCGTCTTCACAGCGCTGACTCAATTGGCCCTGCGGCAGTTCCGACTGACACTAGCGTTTCCGGTATTGGCCTATGCGAGTCTTGCCGCGTTCTACACGTTCGCGCTCTGGCTGATTTTTCTTCGCTAG
- a CDS encoding biotin/lipoyl-binding protein, protein MQSEVNGTKQLSRWVSIGMVAATAVLASVVLYHVGHYPRTDDAEVFANFIGIAPQVEGPLVRLNVKDNQFVKQGDLLYEIDERPYEYAVENAISEQATLEGQIVDEQRRIAALVSAVSVAQANIHSMEAEVVNAQQGVSRARAEWSYANNNLHRLEPLLPKQFVTVDQVDRARSSEIAEAEALRQAESRLQLANTELSSALARHEQAKHAVTTLEPLINQRGAKAAAVKTARYNLDSCRVYAPFDALVTNLTISEGAYAHVGQQMFTLIDSRTWWAIGNFREGQLKQIKPGMSADIYVLSRPNLRFSGVVDSIGFGVTPDPDVIGKLGPGLPDVQRTLNWVHLASRYPVRVRVENPTADLFRVGESAVVTIRGN, encoded by the coding sequence ATGCAAAGCGAGGTAAACGGCACGAAGCAGCTCAGCCGCTGGGTGAGCATAGGGATGGTTGCTGCCACGGCTGTGCTTGCTTCCGTAGTGCTGTACCACGTAGGACACTACCCGCGAACCGACGATGCCGAAGTATTTGCGAATTTTATCGGCATCGCGCCGCAAGTTGAGGGTCCCTTGGTCCGGCTGAATGTCAAAGACAATCAATTCGTGAAGCAGGGTGACCTGCTCTATGAAATCGATGAACGACCGTATGAATACGCTGTCGAAAACGCAATTTCTGAGCAGGCCACGCTAGAAGGACAAATCGTCGATGAACAGCGAAGAATAGCCGCACTGGTGAGTGCCGTCTCGGTTGCACAAGCGAACATCCATAGCATGGAAGCCGAGGTGGTCAACGCGCAGCAGGGTGTTAGTCGTGCTCGCGCTGAATGGAGTTATGCGAACAACAATCTGCATCGACTCGAGCCCCTGCTGCCCAAGCAGTTTGTCACCGTAGACCAAGTAGATAGAGCCAGAAGTTCGGAGATTGCCGAGGCAGAAGCTCTCCGTCAGGCGGAGTCTCGACTGCAGTTAGCAAACACAGAATTGAGTTCTGCTCTGGCGCGACACGAACAGGCGAAGCATGCTGTGACAACGCTGGAGCCTTTGATCAACCAGCGCGGCGCAAAAGCCGCGGCCGTTAAGACCGCGCGCTACAACCTTGACAGCTGTCGCGTATACGCGCCCTTCGACGCTCTTGTGACCAATCTCACAATTTCAGAAGGTGCATACGCACACGTCGGGCAGCAAATGTTCACGCTGATAGACTCGCGCACTTGGTGGGCCATCGGTAATTTCCGTGAAGGACAACTGAAACAAATTAAGCCGGGAATGTCTGCGGATATCTATGTGCTCTCAAGACCAAACCTGCGCTTCTCCGGAGTCGTGGACAGCATCGGCTTCGGCGTCACGCCGGATCCTGACGTGATTGGCAAGCTGGGCCCGGGCCTTCCTGATGTGCAGCGCACGCTCAACTGGGTGCACTTGGCATCGCGCTATCCGGTTCGGGTGCGCGTGGAGAATCCCACGGCCGATCTGTTTCGAGTTGGCGAGTCAGCTGTGGTCACGATCCGCGGAAACTAA
- a CDS encoding alginate export family protein: MKRCLETSALILFALAFISVSGWGQTTQDSGSVCPSPSSKLPQMTYDEDYQYLSDPECRIGFIDSMQYIPLGQNNENYYASFGFWIRERGEYVSNPNWSDKPAGNAYLMQRYFFHTDLHLGDRFRFFGELASSLVDGRNGGPRAGLDEEKMYVHQGFFDLGLWKSGSDSLTLRAGRQELALGSENLVSTRDGRNIRRSLDGVRLTWVKQGWTFDVLALRPTMENTGYFDDPPNHGQAFWSVYGTHPFRVLPHGNADFYYMGLDNQSVPYDGKGTGREQRQTVGTRLWGKNQHWDYNDEFTFQFGSFCSDAIRAWAVSTEHGYRIESTRLKPRFGLRAVAFSGDHNPLSHTLSTFNSIYEKGPYFSYAELFARRNLVALQPSAALELTKSVSLTFNPAFFWRESTSDGLYSVGNAVLVSGLKSNARFVASQASTQLRWQMTRNLTWFTEYAHFFPGEFIRQSTAGRNVNYWTAWLDIRY; encoded by the coding sequence GTGAAACGTTGCTTAGAAACTTCGGCGCTTATCCTGTTCGCACTCGCTTTTATCTCTGTCAGCGGCTGGGGACAAACAACGCAGGACTCTGGGTCGGTTTGTCCCAGTCCATCCTCGAAGCTTCCACAAATGACTTACGACGAGGATTATCAGTATCTCTCTGACCCTGAATGTCGAATCGGCTTTATCGATTCGATGCAGTACATCCCGCTGGGTCAGAATAATGAGAACTATTATGCCTCCTTCGGTTTCTGGATTCGGGAGCGCGGCGAATATGTCAGCAACCCAAATTGGTCCGACAAGCCTGCCGGCAATGCGTACCTCATGCAGCGGTACTTCTTTCACACGGATCTTCACCTCGGGGACCGCTTCCGTTTTTTCGGCGAACTGGCAAGCAGTCTCGTAGACGGCAGGAACGGAGGGCCACGAGCGGGACTCGACGAAGAAAAGATGTACGTCCATCAAGGTTTCTTCGATCTTGGTCTTTGGAAGTCCGGCAGTGACAGCCTAACGTTACGAGCTGGAAGACAAGAGCTTGCGCTCGGATCAGAAAATCTGGTTTCCACTCGTGACGGGCGCAACATCCGGCGCAGCCTCGATGGCGTCCGTCTGACCTGGGTGAAGCAAGGCTGGACTTTCGATGTACTTGCCCTCAGGCCAACTATGGAAAATACGGGCTACTTCGACGATCCACCAAATCACGGCCAAGCTTTTTGGAGTGTCTATGGAACCCATCCATTTAGAGTTCTGCCCCACGGAAATGCCGACTTCTACTACATGGGGCTGGATAACCAGAGTGTGCCGTATGACGGTAAAGGAACGGGACGAGAACAAAGGCAGACTGTTGGCACTCGCCTCTGGGGAAAAAACCAGCACTGGGATTACAACGACGAGTTTACTTTCCAGTTCGGCAGCTTTTGTTCCGACGCCATCCGCGCGTGGGCGGTTTCGACCGAGCACGGATATCGTATCGAGTCGACTCGTCTGAAACCGAGGTTTGGGCTTCGAGCCGTCGCCTTTAGCGGCGATCACAATCCTTTGAGTCACACTCTTAGCACATTTAATTCGATATACGAGAAAGGTCCTTATTTCAGCTATGCGGAATTGTTCGCCAGACGCAACCTAGTGGCGCTGCAACCGTCCGCCGCGCTTGAGCTGACCAAGTCCGTTTCGTTGACGTTCAATCCAGCCTTTTTCTGGCGTGAAAGCACGAGCGACGGTTTATACAGCGTCGGCAATGCTGTCCTTGTTTCTGGACTGAAAAGCAACGCCAGATTCGTCGCTTCGCAGGCCTCCACGCAGCTGCGGTGGCAAATGACTCGCAACTTGACCTGGTTCACGGAGTACGCGCACTTCTTTCCAGGCGAGTTCATAAGACAGTCCACAGCAGGTCGCAACGTCAATTACTGGACTGCATGGCTGGACATCAGATATTGA
- the fumC gene encoding class II fumarate hydratase → MSVTTADQLRIEEDALGDVQVPAEHLWGAQTQRSHVNFPIGVERFRWGRPVIRALGILKKCAALANGDLGQLPKEKVDLIVRAAQEVIEGRWDDEFPLVVFQTGSGTQTNMNANEVIANRAIQLAGGVVGSKKPIHPNDDVNHSQSSNDTFPTAMHIAAVEAIEHQLFPVVSGLREVLDNKSKQYRDVVMVGRTHLQDATPLTLGQVISGWAAQLDQALDAIRQALPGIYALAIGGTAVGTGLNADPRFGELAAHQIAEETHQPFFSAPNKFAALSAHDGMVSVSGALRTLAGALMKIGNDVRWYACGPRAGIGELKIPENEPGSSIMPGKINPTQCEALTMVAVQVFGNDHAVAFAGSQGNFQLNVYKPVMLHNVLTSIELLADASRSFCDRCAIGIESNDKRINEHLDNSLMLVTALNPHIGYEKAAKISLTAYHEDISLREAALKLGFVTAEQFQEWVRPQDMTHPLGVQR, encoded by the coding sequence ATGAGTGTCACAACAGCTGACCAGCTTCGTATTGAAGAGGACGCTCTAGGAGATGTCCAGGTTCCGGCCGAGCATCTATGGGGCGCGCAGACCCAGCGCTCGCACGTGAATTTTCCAATTGGTGTCGAACGTTTTCGCTGGGGCCGTCCGGTCATTCGAGCACTTGGAATTCTCAAGAAATGCGCGGCTCTAGCCAACGGAGATTTGGGGCAACTTCCGAAGGAAAAAGTGGACCTGATCGTTCGTGCCGCCCAGGAAGTGATCGAAGGCCGATGGGATGATGAGTTCCCCTTAGTCGTTTTTCAGACCGGCTCCGGCACGCAGACCAACATGAATGCCAATGAGGTAATCGCCAATCGCGCAATCCAGCTTGCTGGTGGTGTAGTTGGGTCAAAGAAACCAATCCATCCCAATGACGATGTAAATCACAGTCAATCGTCGAATGATACTTTTCCCACAGCGATGCACATCGCGGCCGTGGAGGCAATCGAGCATCAGCTATTTCCTGTTGTCAGCGGCTTGCGCGAGGTACTCGATAACAAGTCGAAACAGTATCGCGACGTTGTGATGGTCGGGCGGACCCACCTTCAGGACGCTACACCGCTTACGCTCGGACAAGTCATCTCTGGCTGGGCAGCGCAGCTCGACCAGGCACTCGACGCCATTCGCCAGGCGCTTCCGGGGATATACGCGCTGGCAATCGGAGGTACGGCGGTTGGCACCGGGCTCAATGCGGATCCTCGTTTCGGTGAACTAGCCGCCCATCAAATCGCCGAAGAAACACATCAGCCTTTCTTCTCGGCTCCCAACAAGTTCGCGGCGCTCTCGGCACACGATGGCATGGTGAGCGTCAGCGGGGCTCTGCGCACGCTAGCTGGAGCGCTGATGAAAATCGGCAACGATGTTCGCTGGTATGCCTGCGGTCCGCGTGCCGGAATCGGTGAACTTAAGATTCCCGAAAACGAACCGGGCTCCTCTATCATGCCGGGAAAGATCAATCCCACTCAGTGTGAGGCGCTCACAATGGTTGCAGTTCAGGTGTTTGGGAACGACCATGCTGTGGCGTTTGCAGGTTCGCAGGGGAACTTCCAACTTAATGTGTATAAGCCCGTCATGCTGCACAACGTTCTAACGTCAATCGAACTCCTCGCCGACGCCTCGCGGTCATTCTGCGATCGCTGCGCCATCGGCATCGAGTCGAACGACAAACGCATTAACGAACATCTCGACAACTCTCTGATGCTGGTAACAGCCCTTAATCCGCATATTGGATATGAGAAGGCAGCAAAGATATCGCTGACCGCGTATCACGAAGACATCAGCTTGCGTGAGGCTGCCCTGAAGCTGGGCTTCGTCACTGCTGAGCAATTTCAGGAGTGGGTGCGCCCACAAGACATGACCCATCCTCTCGGAGTGCAGCGATGA
- a CDS encoding DASS family sodium-coupled anion symporter has translation MGTDVSTTILAGANQAIPSNEMVAAPGRRPEANSAAAVWKAIAPVAITVILALVPVPSGLAPQGWYFFAMFVGVIAGLILEPLPGAAIAVIGITLVTVLARFVLFSPQQLAEPGFRPAPAALAWALSGYSNSTVWLIFGAFILALGYSKTGLGHRLALIIIKRMGKNTLLLGYGITLADTILAPFIPSPTARSGGIIYPIANDLALDYGSKPNDSSSRRVGSYLMWVAIMTTCVTSSLFLTAASFNLLAAAFADKLAHVELIWTDWFITAAPVMVPLLLLIPLLTYWLYPPEIKQNSEVPKWAADQLKKIGPLKRGEVILAGVVVLSLVLWVAGRVYVSAATVAFIAVSVMLLTGVLTWNDIAEHKRAWSTFAWLGALITLSDGLNHVGFVKWFADGIAGHIRGLSPHLAMILLLALFFVAHYAFASVDAYTSALLPVILLTGAAIPGIPVKEFALLLCMELGIMGVITPFADAASPIYANSGYLPAKDYWRLGTIFGTLFLILFLGIAVPWGTLLWSK, from the coding sequence ATGGGAACAGACGTTTCAACCACGATTCTCGCCGGCGCTAATCAGGCAATCCCATCCAATGAAATGGTGGCGGCACCGGGCAGACGCCCTGAAGCAAACTCCGCGGCCGCTGTGTGGAAGGCGATCGCGCCTGTGGCAATTACGGTGATCCTAGCTTTAGTGCCGGTGCCTTCGGGTTTGGCTCCGCAGGGCTGGTATTTCTTCGCGATGTTTGTCGGGGTAATCGCGGGCCTCATTCTCGAGCCATTGCCCGGCGCTGCCATCGCGGTGATTGGGATCACATTAGTCACAGTACTCGCACGTTTTGTGCTGTTTAGCCCACAACAATTAGCTGAGCCGGGCTTCCGTCCGGCCCCTGCAGCTCTCGCCTGGGCGCTCTCAGGTTATAGCAATTCGACAGTATGGCTCATATTCGGAGCTTTCATACTGGCTTTAGGATATTCCAAAACGGGACTTGGTCACCGGCTTGCGCTCATCATTATCAAGCGCATGGGCAAGAACACCCTTTTGCTTGGTTATGGCATCACCTTGGCGGACACGATCCTGGCGCCGTTCATCCCATCTCCCACCGCACGCAGCGGAGGGATCATTTACCCGATCGCGAACGACCTGGCCTTGGACTACGGCTCGAAGCCGAACGACTCAAGTTCGCGCAGGGTTGGCTCCTATCTTATGTGGGTTGCAATCATGACCACATGCGTAACCAGTTCGCTGTTTCTCACTGCAGCCTCCTTTAACTTGCTGGCTGCCGCATTCGCCGACAAGCTGGCACACGTAGAGTTGATCTGGACTGACTGGTTTATCACTGCCGCACCTGTAATGGTTCCGCTCCTGCTCCTCATCCCTCTTCTGACCTACTGGCTGTATCCCCCGGAGATAAAGCAGAACAGTGAGGTTCCGAAGTGGGCTGCTGACCAACTTAAGAAGATTGGACCGCTGAAGCGAGGAGAAGTGATCCTGGCAGGAGTTGTCGTCCTCTCGCTTGTGCTCTGGGTTGCAGGACGCGTCTACGTAAGTGCGGCCACGGTGGCATTTATTGCTGTCTCGGTCATGTTGCTTACAGGCGTGCTGACCTGGAACGACATCGCAGAGCACAAGCGCGCATGGAGCACATTCGCCTGGCTCGGAGCGCTGATTACCCTCAGCGATGGCCTCAACCATGTCGGCTTTGTGAAGTGGTTTGCTGACGGGATAGCGGGACATATACGAGGATTGTCGCCCCACCTCGCAATGATCCTTCTCCTCGCCTTGTTTTTCGTCGCGCATTATGCGTTTGCCAGCGTGGATGCGTACACGAGCGCGCTGCTACCAGTCATCTTGCTGACAGGGGCTGCAATTCCGGGAATTCCCGTAAAGGAATTCGCGCTGCTGTTGTGCATGGAGTTAGGAATCATGGGTGTCATTACTCCCTTCGCCGATGCTGCGAGCCCGATTTATGCAAATAGTGGTTACCTACCGGCTAAGGACTATTGGCGTCTCGGAACAATTTTCGGAACCCTCTTTCTCATACTGTTCCTTGGCATCGCTGTGCCTTGGGGAACCCTGCTCTGGAGCAAGTGA